DNA from Azospirillum humicireducens:
GCCATCCAGCTGGTGATCGGCACCCAGAGGGTGGTAACGGCCCACCGCCGGCTGGCAGACCGGCAGGCCCGCTTCCTGCCAATCCGCCTGGTGCCGTTGCCGTTGCCGATGCCCAGGCTGGCCGAGCATCTGCAATGGCACCAGTATCAGGACAGAGATCCGGCCAACCGCTGGATGCGCGACCTGCTCGCCTCCTGCGCCGAACGGCCGGACGGCTGATCCGGCCGGCGCGCCCGATCACGGCATCAGGTGCAGGTCGGGCAGCTTCGCGCGCAGCTCCTCGCTGAACTCGCCGTGCAGCAGCACGAAGGCCATGCGGGCGATGCGGTCGGAGCGGTTTTCCCACGCATGGTCCGTGCCGCGCTGGACCACCACGTCGCCGGCCCTCAGAGTGACCTCGCTGTCGGTCAGGATCAGCACCATCTCGCCCTCCAGCACGATGCCGTAATCCACCGTGCTGGTGCGGTGCATCGGGCTGCGCACCCCGCCGCCGCCGGCCGGGAGGAAGTCGATGATGCGGATGGCGCTGCCGCCTTCTTGGGGGTGGATGGCCGGGCGGTCGCTGGTCGGTTCTTCCGCCTCGACCGAGGTGATCGGCGCCGGGCTGCGGCCGGTGCCCCAGATCTCGTAGAAGCGGGCACCCGGCAGGGTCCGGCTGTGCGGCGGCGCTTCCACCGCCAGCGCGACGGAGGCGCCGGCGGCATCATGGCCGGTGACGATGCGGCGGCCCTGATAGGGGCTGTCTTCCTGGCTCACGCTTGCGCTCCCATTCAGGCCGTGCGGCCGCCGAGGGTCTCGGCCACCCAGTCGGCGATGTAGTTGGCGGCGTTGTCGCTGTTGTCGAAGCTGCTGTGCTGGATGCCGCCCTCGCGCGGGGTGAAGATCTTCAGCTCGCGCTTCGGGCTGTTGACCAGCTGCTCATAGCTGCGGTGGGCGTACTCCAGCGGGATCTGCTTGTCGGCCTCGCCATGGGTGACGAGGAAGGGCACACGGATGCGGTCGAGCACGCCGTCGAGCGTCACCTTCTCGGCGATCGCCATGAACTCGTCCATGTCGCGGGCGCCCCAGACCCAGCGGACATGGTCCCAGTAATGCGGCACCGGGCGTTCGCCCTCGCGGGCCAGCCGGCGCTTCTGCACCTCGCCCCAATTGTGGTTGGCGCCCCACACCACGCCCATGGCGAAGCGCGGTTCGAA
Protein-coding regions in this window:
- a CDS encoding cupin domain-containing protein → MSQEDSPYQGRRIVTGHDAAGASVALAVEAPPHSRTLPGARFYEIWGTGRSPAPITSVEAEEPTSDRPAIHPQEGGSAIRIIDFLPAGGGGVRSPMHRTSTVDYGIVLEGEMVLILTDSEVTLRAGDVVVQRGTDHAWENRSDRIARMAFVLLHGEFSEELRAKLPDLHLMP